A genomic stretch from Chitinophaga agri includes:
- a CDS encoding response regulator has product MDNTVKILLADDDLEDRFIMQDAFNAINLPEVPLLVEDGEKVLEYLSETHRNEGQLPSLIVLDLNMPRLSGTQTLRELKSLDAYKHIPVIIFSSSLNVIEMHECKQLGALSYMVKPFTYEEYLLSAQHFYDFCLKKHSFPEFNSLINNFK; this is encoded by the coding sequence ATGGATAATACTGTAAAGATATTACTGGCAGATGACGATCTTGAGGACCGTTTCATAATGCAGGATGCCTTTAACGCGATAAATCTGCCGGAGGTACCACTACTGGTGGAAGATGGAGAAAAAGTGCTGGAGTATCTTTCGGAAACACACCGGAACGAAGGCCAGTTGCCTTCGCTGATAGTACTTGATCTCAACATGCCACGATTAAGTGGCACACAAACACTGCGTGAGTTGAAGAGCCTTGACGCCTATAAACATATACCGGTTATTATCTTCTCCTCTTCACTGAACGTGATCGAGATGCATGAATGTAAACAATTAGGGGCTTTATCTTATATGGTGAAACCTTTTACCTATGAAGAGTATCTGTTGTCCGCCCAGCATTTTTATGACTTCTGTCTGAAGAAGCATTCATTTCCTGAGTTCAACAGTCTTATAAATAACTTTAAATGA
- the tilS gene encoding tRNA lysidine(34) synthetase TilS, protein MDLLTGFKIFIEKEQLFAPDQSLLLAVSGGLDSVVMAHLFKAAGFRFAIAHCNFQLREAESVRDESFVKTLADVLQVPFHHIRFDTLTYTESKRVSIQVAARELRYEWLEETRTKAGYSFIVTAHHMQDSVETLLMNLSKGTGISGLHGILPAQGKIIRPLLFAQKEDLLAYAQENGISYVEDSSNLTTKYTRNFFRHKVIPVMQEANPGTVPNIAASIARFREAEVLYQQALEKHVRRLVEQKGNMYMVPVLKLQKTIPMQTVAWEIFRKYGCTPPQLPQVLELLDSTSGKIVETATHRIIRDRQWLLITPLVETEAAVIVIEKDRSVVATANGILRLRTVVRKEQTPIPASAAIACLDKASLQYPLLLRRWRQGDYFYPLGMRKKKKLSRFFIDQKLSVPQKENIWVLESSKRVVWIVGLRIDDRFKVTQHTKDQLTIEWEAL, encoded by the coding sequence ATGGATTTACTGACAGGATTTAAAATTTTTATAGAAAAAGAGCAGCTGTTCGCACCTGACCAGTCTTTGCTACTCGCTGTCAGCGGGGGGCTGGACTCTGTGGTAATGGCCCATCTCTTTAAAGCCGCCGGCTTCCGCTTCGCTATCGCACATTGTAATTTTCAGCTGCGCGAAGCAGAATCCGTACGTGATGAATCATTTGTGAAGACCCTTGCAGATGTCCTCCAGGTACCCTTTCATCATATACGCTTTGATACGCTGACCTACACCGAATCCAAACGTGTATCCATCCAGGTGGCCGCCAGGGAACTGCGTTATGAGTGGCTGGAAGAGACCAGGACAAAAGCAGGATATAGCTTTATCGTTACAGCACATCATATGCAGGATAGTGTGGAGACTTTACTGATGAATCTCAGCAAAGGCACCGGTATCTCCGGCCTGCATGGCATCCTGCCTGCTCAGGGTAAAATAATCCGTCCCCTGCTGTTTGCGCAGAAGGAAGACCTGCTGGCATATGCACAGGAAAACGGCATCAGCTATGTAGAAGACAGTTCCAACCTTACCACCAAATATACACGCAATTTCTTCCGTCATAAGGTGATCCCCGTCATGCAGGAGGCTAATCCTGGCACGGTGCCCAATATTGCCGCCAGCATAGCACGTTTCCGGGAAGCAGAAGTGCTCTACCAGCAGGCCCTGGAAAAACATGTCAGAAGACTGGTTGAACAGAAAGGGAATATGTACATGGTACCTGTACTGAAATTACAGAAGACTATTCCGATGCAGACGGTCGCCTGGGAAATATTCCGCAAGTATGGTTGCACACCTCCCCAGCTTCCGCAGGTACTGGAGCTGCTGGACAGCACTTCCGGGAAAATAGTAGAAACCGCTACACACCGCATTATCCGGGATAGACAGTGGTTACTCATTACACCCCTCGTGGAAACGGAAGCGGCAGTTATTGTAATAGAAAAGGATAGGAGTGTAGTGGCAACCGCCAACGGCATATTAAGACTGAGGACTGTTGTCAGGAAAGAGCAAACACCTATACCTGCATCAGCTGCTATTGCCTGTCTGGACAAAGCATCATTGCAATATCCGTTACTGCTGCGCAGATGGAGACAGGGTGATTACTTTTACCCGTTGGGTATGCGTAAAAAGAAGAAGCTGAGCAGATTTTTTATAGATCAGAAATTGTCTGTTCCGCAGAAGGAAAATATATGGGTACTTGAGTCTTCCAAAAGGGTGGTATGGATCGTAGGATTGAGGATAGACGACAGGTTTAAGGTTACACAACACACAAAAGATCAGCTGACAATAGAGTGGGAGGCCTTATAA
- a CDS encoding tetratricopeptide repeat protein, with translation MDRIARIKEFLKSSPNDSFLKHALALEYIKLGDDTGARQLFEELLAHEPGYVGSYYQLGRLLERAGLPTEAIAVYEKGMQMAKEANDRHAYNELQAALDDLI, from the coding sequence ATGGATAGAATAGCCAGGATAAAGGAATTTCTTAAAAGCAGCCCCAATGACAGCTTTCTTAAGCATGCGCTTGCACTTGAGTACATAAAACTAGGTGATGATACTGGCGCCAGACAGCTGTTTGAGGAGTTGCTAGCCCACGAGCCAGGCTATGTGGGCTCCTACTATCAGCTGGGGCGCCTGCTGGAAAGAGCCGGTCTTCCCACGGAAGCCATTGCTGTCTACGAAAAGGGAATGCAGATGGCAAAAGAAGCCAATGACAGGCACGCGTACAACGAATTACAGGCGGCATTGGATGATCTGATTTAA
- a CDS encoding electron transfer flavoprotein subunit beta/FixA family protein encodes MKILVCISKTPDTTAKIAFTDNNTKFNEAGVQFIINPYDEWYALVRALELKETLGATVHLVTVGGADTEPIIRKALALGGDEAFRINTDNQDSFYIASQIAEHARKQGYDLIFTGKETIDYNGAAIGGMVAELLDLPFVSIAAKFELNGTEATIHREIEGGEEIVKVALPVVVSCQKGMAEQRIPGMRGIMAARTKPLAVVEPVAVEALTTYTSFELPPAKAGVKLISPDNVAELVKLLHEEAKVI; translated from the coding sequence ATGAAGATTTTAGTTTGTATCAGTAAAACTCCGGACACGACTGCAAAAATAGCTTTCACAGACAACAACACGAAATTCAATGAAGCGGGTGTACAATTCATCATTAACCCCTACGATGAATGGTATGCCCTGGTTCGTGCCCTTGAACTGAAAGAAACGCTGGGAGCAACCGTTCATCTTGTAACCGTTGGCGGCGCAGATACGGAGCCGATTATCCGTAAAGCCCTGGCACTGGGCGGCGATGAAGCATTCCGTATCAATACAGATAACCAGGACAGTTTTTATATTGCCTCACAGATAGCGGAACACGCCCGTAAACAGGGTTATGATCTGATCTTTACCGGTAAGGAAACCATCGACTACAATGGCGCAGCTATCGGCGGAATGGTAGCTGAACTGCTGGACCTTCCCTTTGTATCTATTGCTGCAAAATTCGAGCTAAATGGAACGGAGGCGACTATTCACCGTGAAATAGAAGGTGGAGAAGAAATCGTAAAGGTGGCATTACCAGTAGTGGTCTCCTGCCAGAAAGGTATGGCGGAACAACGCATACCGGGCATGCGTGGTATCATGGCTGCCCGTACAAAACCACTGGCTGTTGTAGAACCTGTCGCTGTGGAGGCGTTAACTACCTACACAAGCTTCGAACTACCACCAGCAAAAGCAGGTGTGAAACTTATCAGTCCGGACAATGTAGCGGAACTGGTAAAACTGCTGCATGAGGAAGCAAAAGTGATCTGA